The genome window TGCCTTCACAGCTTCATAGATCTCCAAGGTCAGCAGCTGGAAGGCATCATCCACGTTGCTGTTGCTTTTAGCGGATGTCTCTATATACTTTGCCCCCAGTGAGGAAGCCAGCTTCTCGGCCTCCTTTCGCTCAACCTGGCGCTGCGGCACCAGGTCACTCTTGTGCCCAACCAGCACAAAGACCACGTGAAAAGGTTTCACCGTGTCTGTCACCTCCTGATGCCACTCCTTGATACTCTCAAAGGATGCTCGGTTGGTCAGGTCAAACATCAGCACTGCCCCAGCGGAGTTGCGGTAGTACGAGCGAGTCACTGACCTAGGACACAAGAAGGGAACAGCGTGAGACTCTGCATTTTCTTATTGCTTTACTTTCCTAAGATCTTTATGGCACAGAGGCTGCCTTGTGAAACTGCTTGGAAAatgttttcctgcagaaaatttcaactttttggtgGAATATAGAAAACCAAAACTTCAATTCAGAATGGCACTGTACTGCCTCATGGGAGTTAAAGTTCAGGTGCCTTATTCTGGTtagactacatcttccatgatgcaccactTTCCCCCGCGGCAGTGACGAGAAGTGATGCGTCCCATCGGAGTCCCTggtcatggtgcatcatgggagaggtAGTCTGTGTAGAGAGCCCACCCAGAGAGGGGAATGGAAGCATAAAGCCCCTGATCTACAAGTCTTGTGAGACGGCTGGGTGCCATTTTGAATGCAAATACTTTAGGTTTGGGGCAATCATTTTTTTTGACTAAATGTTCTGAGGAAAGCAGCTACTTCTCgtgtcaaaacaaacaaacaaaaaacccacaaaacaaaaccctgcattccatggaaaacttttttttgtcaaaatggtTTTGATGGAATTTTTTTAACTAGTCCTAATGCCTAGATATAACATCTGTCTATGGTACATGTTCAACCAGATTCGTGTCACAGGGGTGACTCTTATCTGAGCCAGTTGCTTGACTTGTGTCCACAATGCATCTTTTCTTTCCCCCAGTTTAGCTTGGTTTATGTTCCTATCAATTTATGCTCCCATATCAGTACATGTTAGGAAAATCAAGGCAGCTATCCCATCGGACTTTGGCAGAGGGTAGAGTACCCTGAGGACCCCCCGCCCAGTAGCAGGTAGAGCAATAGATGTTGGGATGCCCTGGCAGCCCGAGAGCTGGCTGAACTGGTTACTCCAAGCCAGTCTCCTACACTCACTGGGCTAGCTTACGCTGCTGGTGGCAGAGAATTAACCATGTGGGGTGTGAACAAAGCATGTTTACAGCCAGTTTGGGTTCTGCCCAGAACAGGTTTTtggaacccagggttgtgagttcaatccttgagggggccatttagggaactggggcaaaaactggggattggtcctgctttgagcagggggttggactaggtgacctcctgaggtcccttccaaccctgatattctatgattctatgattcctcctgTTTTCCAGCCACTTGTGTGTCCCCACCTGCAGTGGCAACAGTGCCGGTATTTTTACCCTTGTGTTATGTCTGCCTGCTCCGAACACAGAGGTATTAAACAGCTGAGCCCTATCTGTGCTAATGCTCCCACCCCTGGGGAATTCCTGGAAACCTGCTGCCCTTGTCACTAACTGGCTACACACTGACCAAAcctccagtgtaaatgagatttcAGAAGCCCCTTTTCTTCCACGTCTTGGGGCTGGCCCTGGTGCTTCAGGTGTGCCCAGCCAGTTCCTTTCAATGGGGCATGTGTCTGGTTAATAATTAGCCCCTTAGCTTAGGAAGCAGAAAACCTAATACCCTGAAGTGCTGAACTAAAGGACCTTGGGTCTGGACGGGATAGCTGGTCTCCATCCAGTCCCTAGGGATGTGGgtctcctttcacttacactggtgtaaatcagacagatcagtggagttgctctgACCTGACACCAGGGTAAGGGCAAGGAGAATCAGGCTTTGGTGCCTGCACCCCACCTGGCCTGGCAGTCTCAGCCACAGAGCGGGACCTCCCCTCACCCGGGAGGCGGTTGCTAACCCCTCGCCTTCCTTCCTCCGAACCTGGGGtgaatcctgctctcattgaagccaatggaagggGGGAAGGTAAGGGCTCAAATAGTAACATTCAACAGGGGAAAAGCCGAGCTGAGCCAAACAGCTTTGATAACCCTGCCCCAGCATGGAACCCACAGGTCCTGCCCTTGGCTATGGGGGGCTGAGTAGGTGCCCACAGTGTTGTTAGCTGGAAAGTTCTTTGCACCCAGTGTGTGACTCCCCCTGACAGCGCCCCAGCCTGGCCGTCAAGCCCCATTGtgtatcagtggttctcagtaCTATTCCTCTGATCGGAATTAAGGGCTgggtccctgctccctcccactcTGCACCTCTATTCTAGGCACTGGGGCCAGTGTTTGGTGGGAAACCCTACAAGTCTCCCCTGCCATACCCTAGCAGGGCGATGACACATGCACCGAGAATTTGGGAGGAGGGGAGTCCCTAAAGTGAGGGCTTTAAACTCCCCCAACGTGCTCTAGAGAGGCCCACGCAGCAGCACCTGAGCACGGCTGCAGGTGCTTTACACACAGAGTTGGACCTAGCCCAGGGAAAATGAGCGTGGGGGTGGAGCTTTCTGTCCGGTTCCCAGGGGTTAGGATGCCCATAGGCTAAACCGCTCTCCTGCACGGCACCAGCTGCCCCCTTTGCTGcctgtctcagcagagaggccaaggagagTCTGAGAGACTACCTAGGGTCCCTCCAAGCTGTGCTAGAgcagtgatccccaaacttttcagggttgtgccccctcttacccctgtcagtgcacccctcctcccccaggatctggggctgggaacagggcCACGGTTCCCCAGGagaggtgggggatgggacacagacagggatagggaggctgaggctggggccgcaACTAGGAGCATATCTGGGCCTGGGGCCAGGAATGGAGTTGCGGTCAGGGGTCGAGGCTGGGGGCaggccggagcagagctgggagcagagtgtgGGCTGGATGGTACTCCCTCCCTGCCCGCATTGGGGGGCTGGCCCGGACCCTGCTGCTCCCCCCGAATGTTCTTCTGCACCCCTCAATTTGGGGACCACGGTGCTCAGACGCAACAGcaaggggcagcctgggagaagTTAACCGAGCCATGGCCCACGCTTTTCCTACTCCAAGGCCTTTGGTGTCCGGCCTGTGAACCAAGCCCCTTTCCTCAGCATTGTTCATGCAAGAAAACTGCAGCCTGCGCTCGAGCCTGGAGCTTCCTGCACCTGTATTAATCCCCATTGCAGCTTTCAAGCTCCCTTCGTTGGCTCCGGCTCTGGCTCCGTCTGGTCCACACGCTTACACGTACGTCTAACCCTCCCTGGCAAACCCACCTGAATCGCTCCTGCCCGGCCGTGTCCCAGAACTGCAGCTTGATCcggagcccgggctccagctccACAAACTGGACGTAGAAATCCACCCCCACCGTCTGGTTGATGGAGTCGAGGAAGGCGCCCTCGGTGTAACACTTCAGCAGGGACGACTTTCCCACCGTCGAGTCCCCCAGCATGATAATGCGGAACTGGTAGTGCCAGAGTGAATCCATCCGGAGTATCCCAGCAGGACAAGCCTGTGAGCAGCAAGGAGCCTGGAGCCGAGTGTCTGCGGACTGGAGAGAGAACTCTCACGGCGCTGCCGGTTGGGACTTGCTGGAAGCGGAGCGAGATGGTTCCAGCTGAAGGCTGAGAGCTACTCTAGCTCGTGTCCAGGCAGGCAGCTGCCACCCCTCCCGCTGAGTGCGCAATGTTTATAGAAGGGGAAGGCAGAGAGAACGTATTACTCCTACGTTTGGCTGTCAGGACTGTCTCCGCTCAGTAACACTGGGCCCTGTGTGTCAGAGGAAAGGAGCGAGCAAATCAGATGCAAAACGCTGTGATGAGGAAGCATCTCCTTGGCATTAGGTTAGATTAAGAAGATTAGATTATGTATAGGGGCCTTGTAAATAGTGAGGCCTGGGCGTCAGGTGACTTTGGGTTCTACCCAAGCCTTGCCACTGTCTgtctctgggcaagtcactgcacctTGGTTTTCCCTCCTGTGAAATACAGGTGATAGTACTGACCGTAGTGGGAGACTCAGAGCTTGTCTACCATCCTGGGGAGCTCTTCCAGAATATCCGTTCCTGATTAACGCTATGTGTGGACACAGCTGCCCAGAGAGGGGTGCAAAAGGCGCAGTGTGTCCCAGATCTTCCAACTGAAAGCGCCTCCAAACCCATGGAGCATGAATGGGcagcattgtgacctggtgcaatGGGGTGTCAGCACCACTCAGGCTGTGACCCTGTGCCCCAGGTCCTACACCCGGGCACGCCACCCACCCTCTTCATGATGGagtggtggctgggccaaacctgggCAGTGCTGTGGTCCTGTGTGTCAGGTCACAACACCCAGAACGGGGAGCTGGGCTTGGCCCCATGGGACAGGCGCTGTCTCTGTAGGGTGAGTGCAGGGTGGATTCGCCGGCTAATCACCACCACCCCAGCCctctggggaagggtgggggaccTCCATGTCAGATATTGCCCTGGGCCTCCAAAAACCTACACGTCCCTGTGTGTAGACATACTTAGTCCAGAATAAGAATGACCACACACAGgattaatcaggaatagttaatctGTTTTAAATCCACATTTTACTTTATTCCAGattatagacaagcccttagtccaaATTTAAAGGGTTTGAGCTCTTTGGCTGGAAGGCCCTAGAGATGGACTCCATCTTAGTATGCTGTTATAGAGAATATTTAAAAGACTTTCACATTCCCTTAATAGGATTGGCTTTTAAAGGCAGTTCCTTCCCCGCCCAGCCGCAGCCAACCTGGGCATGAGCTGAGCCCCTGGGGTAAGCAGAGATGTGTTGTCAGAGCCACTGGTTTCCCTTGGGAGAATGTTTAAGCAACAAGCCAAGACAGGGCATGTATTGCTTTGTGTTCATTCATGCCTTGTGCACTCTGTCGCCAAAGGCCAAGCGTTGATATTGCAACTGGGCATGAATTAATGCAAGACCTGCCTGGTGCCTGCACGGCTGATTGGGCCTGTGGAATACTTGTATTTGAATTAATAAAATCAGCTCCAGCTTCACTCAAATCTGAGTCCGGTTTCACCCCAACGATTTGAAAACATCAGTCCAGGCTGCAGTGACAGACTCTTCCTTACTGCCTCACTGGTGTCAAGCAGACGTAACCCACACCTACTCCATGTGGTGGCGCTATTCCCTCCCCGCCAGTGGTGTCTGGGCCACACATGTACAGGTTGGGGCCCCTCCGATAAGTTTAACAGAGGTGAGCCTTTTAGCTGAGGCAGTAGCAGCTCATGGGTTCAGATGCAGCATTCATAGGTTCAGTtccggctgctgctggcccacCAAGCAGCAGGAGGTTCTACAAACTGAATCAAAGATGGGCTGTTGGTTAAACGCCCCCATTACACCAtgtcctgctgcagcagctgacAGGGTGAGGAGGCCTCAGCACTTTTCCCCATGTGGCTCCACGCCAAGGGGGTGGAAGTTGGGAAAGGGCCCCTCCGAGGCTAGTGGTGAGAGCAGCGTGAGAACTTGAAGAGACTAGACTAGGGAGATCCTGCTCAGTTTGATTCTGGAGTTTCATAGAGCGTAAGGCCAGCAGGGGCCACTATGACTATCTAGTCTAATTACCTGTATAATTCAGACCCTAGGACTCCTCTGAATTAACAGTATCTGACAATCCCCACACAGTTACCTCCCTAtctccaggtttcagagcagcagccgtgttagcctctcagtttgtatggtaacttccaacttatctgtatgtttatatatataactatatcatagattcatagatatttaggtc of Caretta caretta isolate rCarCar2 chromosome 19, rCarCar1.hap1, whole genome shotgun sequence contains these proteins:
- the LOC125624585 gene encoding ras-related protein Rab-39B-like; this translates as MDSLWHYQFRIIMLGDSTVGKSSLLKCYTEGAFLDSINQTVGVDFYVQFVELEPGLRIKLQFWDTAGQERFRSVTRSYYRNSAGAVLMFDLTNRASFESIKEWHQEVTDTVKPFHVVFVLVGHKSDLVPQRQVERKEAEKLASSLGAKYIETSAKSNSNVDDAFQLLTLEIYEAVKAGVLSPNKDWDGVKSRLPPTEEPKVQNLGKQEKQKKCSC